The following proteins are encoded in a genomic region of Streptomyces gobiensis:
- a CDS encoding alkaline phosphatase PhoX produces the protein MERRHFLAGSTAVAAGAVLGGPFLGVASASAKGGPRPGSGYGELLPVPDQRDGTVRLHLPEGFSYRSFSPAGESLSDGSLIPGNHDGMAAFRGSRGSRGTTVLVRNHELGGPGEAFGTEKTVYDPAARGGTTTLVVTGQGRVLHSAASLSGTQMNCSGGPMPWGSWVSCEETVNGPDVGNDFTGGDNSLLYEKHGYLFEVPTDKAASARPVRAAGRFPHESVAFDPHTGALYECEDNFNFPSGFYRYLPPRDPRTTGALLDGGRLQMLAVRGEENADLSLGQRQGATYQVSWVDIDDPDPHFAPGTSNDAALQAVGAQGRAKGAAIFSRLEGCIYHQGTVYFVSTQGGATAEGDEPPSGFGDGRGQVWAYEPRTSMLRLMYESPDSMTLDLPDNVTASPRGTLVLCEDGDGDNYLRGLTASGSIFDFARMEPIAGDTGAEFAGSAFAPDGRTLFVNIQSKAGVSIAIWGPWHRGGF, from the coding sequence ATGGAACGACGGCATTTCCTGGCCGGAAGCACCGCCGTGGCGGCGGGAGCGGTCCTCGGCGGCCCCTTCCTCGGGGTCGCCAGCGCCTCGGCCAAGGGCGGTCCCAGGCCCGGCAGCGGCTACGGTGAACTACTGCCGGTGCCGGACCAGCGTGACGGTACGGTACGGCTGCATCTGCCCGAGGGGTTCTCGTACCGCTCCTTCAGCCCGGCGGGCGAGTCGCTCAGCGACGGTTCTCTCATACCCGGCAACCATGACGGCATGGCCGCCTTCCGGGGCAGCCGGGGCAGCCGGGGCACCACCGTGCTCGTCCGTAACCACGAACTGGGCGGGCCCGGCGAAGCCTTCGGCACGGAGAAGACCGTCTACGACCCAGCAGCCCGGGGCGGCACCACCACGCTGGTAGTGACCGGACAAGGCCGGGTTCTGCACAGCGCGGCCAGCCTCAGCGGCACCCAGATGAACTGCTCCGGTGGCCCCATGCCATGGGGCTCGTGGGTGAGCTGCGAGGAGACCGTCAACGGCCCGGATGTCGGCAATGACTTCACGGGCGGCGACAACAGCCTCCTGTACGAGAAGCACGGCTATCTCTTCGAGGTGCCCACCGACAAGGCAGCCTCCGCCCGGCCGGTACGGGCCGCCGGGCGCTTCCCGCATGAGTCCGTGGCCTTCGACCCGCACACGGGTGCGCTCTACGAGTGCGAGGACAACTTCAACTTCCCCTCCGGCTTCTACCGCTACCTGCCGCCGCGCGATCCGAGGACCACGGGCGCGCTCCTGGACGGCGGCAGGCTCCAGATGCTGGCGGTGCGTGGCGAGGAGAACGCCGACCTCTCGCTCGGCCAACGGCAGGGCGCCACCTACCAGGTGAGCTGGGTGGACATCGACGACCCCGACCCGCATTTCGCTCCCGGCACCAGTAATGACGCCGCGCTCCAGGCGGTTGGCGCACAGGGCCGGGCCAAGGGTGCGGCGATATTCTCCCGGCTGGAGGGCTGCATATACCACCAGGGCACGGTGTACTTCGTCTCCACTCAGGGCGGTGCGACCGCCGAGGGCGACGAGCCGCCCAGCGGCTTCGGCGACGGCCGTGGTCAGGTGTGGGCGTACGAGCCCCGCACGAGCATGCTCCGGCTGATGTACGAGTCGCCGGACTCGATGACGCTCGACCTGCCGGACAATGTCACGGCCAGTCCGCGCGGCACCCTCGTGCTGTGTGAGGACGGCGACGGCGACAACTATCTGCGCGGTCTCACCGCCAGCGGATCGATCTTTGACTTCGCACGGATGGAGCCCATCGCAGGAGACACGGGAGCCGAGTTCGCGGGCTCGGCCTTCGCCCCCGACGGGCGCACCCTCTTTGTGAACATCCAGTCGAAGGCCGGTGTGAGCATCGCCATCTGGGGCCCCTGGCACCGCGGCGGCTTCTGA
- a CDS encoding DUF397 domain-containing protein: protein MPSTASAMLEVLHVITFGWQESSFISGDGNTNCVELATGVVRALHLRESYRPDEILIATRPATRSLLPAQKPETLTTSPGE from the coding sequence GTGCCTTCGACCGCTTCAGCCATGCTTGAGGTGTTGCATGTGATCACGTTCGGTTGGCAGGAGTCGTCCTTCATTAGCGGTGACGGCAATACCAACTGTGTCGAGCTTGCCACTGGCGTTGTGCGCGCCCTCCACCTGCGCGAGAGCTACCGTCCGGACGAGATACTTATCGCCACCCGCCCGGCAACGCGATCCCTCCTGCCCGCACAAAAGCCGGAGACCTTGACTACCTCGCCCGGTGAGTGA
- a CDS encoding DUF6333 family protein, with protein sequence MTDNDFWDCPPEQGIAQYGEFRLTLIERPFPVGGSVLPAHDPARAREFAAAFGTIDTVVEEVDRIEATERPPFATRADLDLVSVGCWGTVTEVNDPALVFTGGTFPLAEQADELAERFPGAVIIGSATIDYSVTYGTHVIYHPDGARLFAAGWSGERDWDREGTPQEVINAFGIGPDALERADIDLDAHPGAFPWEGLTRLALQRVTPLLRKGRTLSVFRVRHTEEATGDLEDTWIGEFDEF encoded by the coding sequence ATGACTGACAACGACTTCTGGGACTGCCCGCCGGAGCAGGGCATCGCGCAGTACGGGGAGTTCAGGCTCACCCTCATCGAGCGGCCCTTCCCCGTCGGCGGAAGTGTTCTGCCCGCTCATGACCCGGCACGGGCACGGGAATTCGCCGCTGCTTTCGGCACCATCGACACGGTGGTGGAGGAGGTTGACCGGATCGAGGCGACCGAGCGGCCTCCCTTCGCCACCCGCGCGGACCTCGACCTGGTCAGTGTCGGATGCTGGGGAACGGTGACCGAGGTCAACGATCCCGCTCTGGTGTTCACCGGGGGAACGTTCCCCCTTGCGGAGCAGGCGGACGAGCTGGCGGAGCGTTTCCCCGGAGCGGTCATCATCGGCTCGGCGACGATCGACTACAGCGTGACCTACGGCACCCACGTGATCTACCACCCGGACGGGGCACGTCTGTTCGCCGCAGGGTGGAGCGGAGAGAGGGACTGGGACCGCGAGGGCACCCCGCAGGAGGTCATCAACGCCTTCGGTATCGGCCCCGATGCCCTGGAACGGGCAGACATCGACCTCGACGCCCACCCCGGGGCCTTCCCCTGGGAAGGCCTTACGCGGCTCGCCCTCCAGCGCGTCACCCCGCTGCTCCGCAAGGGCCGCACGCTGTCCGTGTTCCGTGTCCGGCACACCGAAGAGGCGACCGGTGACCTGGAAGACACCTGGAT